One genomic window of Paenibacillus xylanilyticus includes the following:
- a CDS encoding DUF5682 family protein: protein MDRVAPLVEPDVTELQSLFESQVYNLNNGTVYFPIRHHSPVCSSHLLQLIEAYQPDIILIEGPESGNPYLSVLADEATIPPVSLYYTYESEDDRAACYYPMLRYSPEYVALREASRLNIPAQFIDLDYYHFANKEKTEQHEISVQDETLLASSDFINRLCQKMNCRSFDELWEKVFEIGGLEKSTQEFVQDVFTYCTLSRMCYTADRLHRSGDLVREEHMRNCIREASSKYDRLLVITGGFHTYGLLGLETDSASQKFSDKPVKKNISSATRNSVHQQMYPMVYTFAEADRLNGYASGMPYVNYYDMIWSELFRKKSTAYNVTAVNLLSKLTHALRKGHEHVSTSDAIEAYSMVQGLAALRDKREGGVYELMDAATSSFVKGELTLATEKPLQELQLLLTGDAIGSVAPNSFNIPIVEDFKSRCALAKLQIRTTGQHKKVLDLYAKPEHRQLSQLFQCITYLVPEFAKRQSGPDWIAQRDMNLVRETWIYTYSSRIEARLIENSLYGGTIQEAATRKMAEQMQDIPDHHSGELARSMLQALLMGLQDAAAQLYDQVRSALRKDGNFLSLCGSLHILDRIHQHRRLLGLSDDSHLPELVAEAYNNAVDKLLQLARTNPDEHQPVIQGLKLLAMLAESSEERYRDETFRAHLNELLADHNLPAQLEGVCLAISSGLGDRAREEIVDRARGYIRGTPDQMRQTALYLQGVFSVARDAFLYEDQLLSELNYMIEQLDHDDFMMMIPELRLAFTYFTPMETTLIADRVAKLHQVQSEEMAIPGIDEHTLIQVKSWDEAIRKEFETWKLI from the coding sequence ATGGATCGGGTAGCGCCACTAGTGGAGCCGGATGTTACCGAGTTGCAATCCCTCTTTGAGTCTCAGGTGTATAACCTGAACAATGGTACGGTTTATTTTCCGATAAGGCATCATAGTCCGGTTTGTTCTTCTCATTTGTTACAACTGATTGAGGCATATCAGCCGGACATTATTCTGATCGAAGGACCCGAGAGCGGGAATCCATATCTCTCCGTGTTGGCTGATGAAGCAACGATCCCTCCGGTCAGCTTGTATTATACCTATGAGAGCGAGGATGACCGTGCAGCGTGTTATTATCCGATGCTGCGTTATTCCCCAGAATATGTAGCGTTACGTGAAGCTTCAAGGCTTAACATTCCTGCACAGTTCATTGATCTCGATTACTATCATTTCGCTAATAAAGAGAAAACGGAACAGCATGAAATATCTGTTCAGGATGAGACGCTGCTGGCCAGCTCCGACTTCATCAACCGTTTGTGTCAAAAAATGAACTGCCGCAGCTTCGACGAGCTATGGGAGAAAGTGTTTGAGATCGGTGGCCTCGAGAAATCCACACAGGAATTTGTGCAGGATGTGTTCACTTATTGTACGTTATCTCGTATGTGTTACACAGCTGATCGGCTACACCGTTCCGGTGATCTTGTCAGGGAAGAACACATGCGAAACTGCATCCGTGAGGCTTCCTCGAAGTATGATCGTCTGCTCGTTATAACAGGTGGATTCCATACGTACGGACTACTGGGCTTGGAAACAGACTCTGCTTCGCAGAAGTTCTCAGACAAGCCTGTGAAGAAGAATATAAGCTCTGCAACCAGGAATTCGGTACATCAGCAGATGTATCCCATGGTGTACACCTTTGCAGAAGCAGACCGTCTGAATGGTTACGCGAGTGGAATGCCATATGTGAATTACTACGACATGATCTGGAGCGAACTGTTCCGCAAGAAAAGTACCGCATACAACGTAACGGCAGTAAATCTGCTGTCCAAGCTTACACATGCACTCCGTAAGGGCCATGAGCACGTATCGACCAGTGACGCGATTGAGGCATACAGCATGGTTCAGGGGCTTGCAGCACTTCGGGACAAAAGAGAAGGCGGAGTTTATGAGCTAATGGACGCAGCGACGTCTTCTTTTGTCAAAGGCGAGCTTACACTGGCTACAGAAAAACCGCTGCAAGAGCTCCAGCTTCTTCTGACCGGAGATGCCATAGGAAGTGTGGCCCCCAATTCATTCAACATTCCGATTGTTGAAGATTTCAAATCCCGCTGTGCGTTAGCTAAGCTGCAGATTCGTACGACCGGTCAGCACAAGAAGGTCCTTGATCTATATGCCAAACCAGAGCATCGGCAGCTTAGTCAATTGTTCCAATGCATTACCTATCTGGTTCCCGAATTCGCGAAACGCCAATCTGGACCAGACTGGATTGCCCAGCGAGATATGAATCTGGTCAGGGAAACCTGGATCTATACCTACTCATCAAGGATTGAAGCCAGATTAATCGAAAATTCACTTTATGGGGGTACCATTCAGGAAGCAGCAACCCGAAAAATGGCGGAACAGATGCAGGATATTCCGGATCATCATAGCGGTGAGCTTGCTAGATCCATGCTCCAGGCTCTGCTTATGGGTTTACAGGATGCGGCTGCTCAATTGTATGATCAAGTCCGCTCAGCACTGAGGAAAGATGGAAATTTCCTATCTCTATGCGGCAGTCTTCACATTCTGGACCGAATTCATCAGCACCGAAGATTACTTGGATTATCGGATGACAGCCATCTTCCCGAGCTGGTTGCCGAAGCCTACAATAACGCAGTGGACAAACTACTGCAGCTCGCGAGAACCAATCCTGATGAGCATCAGCCTGTTATTCAGGGGTTGAAGCTGCTCGCGATGCTGGCGGAATCTTCCGAGGAACGTTACCGCGATGAAACCTTCAGAGCTCATCTGAATGAGCTGCTGGCAGATCACAACCTTCCGGCACAACTCGAAGGTGTATGCCTGGCCATTTCCTCGGGACTCGGTGATCGGGCAAGGGAAGAGATCGTTGATCGTGCTCGCGGATACATTCGCGGTACACCGGATCAAATGCGGCAGACAGCACTGTATTTACAGGGCGTGTTTTCCGTGGCACGAGATGCATTTTTATATGAAGATCAGCTGCTATCCGAGCTGAATTACATGATAGAGCAGCTGGATCATGATGATTTTATGATGATGATCCCGGAACTACGGCTTGCATTCACTTATTTTACACCTATGGAGACAACACTGATTGCAGATCGGGTTGCGAAGCTGCATCAGGTTCAATCTGAAGAGATGGCGATACCGGGGATCGACGAACACACACTGATTCAGGTGAAATCCTGGGATGAAGCCATCCGGAAGGAGTTTGAGACATGGAAGCTGATCTGA
- a CDS encoding VWA domain-containing protein — MEADLNRGARTPDPLKALPDSNQAETLNRWRLILGDSAEEGLSNTDAYDAEHFKYTEIDEILGYLYNREYGEEQGYRKEGGRGSSNLTVPNWLHKVRELFPKPTVELLEKQALDRYGLTELLTDKKLLESLEPNMNLLKNIMQFKGRMKGDVLRSAKEIVRTVVEDLQRKLESQTRASIMGKRSRYTPSSIKSLRNLNFKRTITKNLKNVDRVNRRLVIDRLYFDGNIQPHNKWNVIIAVDESGSMMDSVIYSSVMVSIFYRLNALRTHLFIFDTQVVDLSDRLDDPVDVLMSVQLGGGTHITKALRYGETLIDNPGKTIYILVSDLEEGYPIQQMYKACKDIMDAGCKLLVLTALDFNGDTVYNKHAAQTLTNMGAHVAAITPNELAEWIGEIIT, encoded by the coding sequence ATGGAAGCTGATCTGAACAGAGGGGCGAGAACTCCTGATCCATTGAAGGCCCTTCCGGATTCCAATCAGGCTGAAACGCTGAACCGATGGCGATTGATCCTGGGTGATTCTGCTGAAGAAGGCTTATCGAATACGGATGCATACGACGCTGAGCATTTCAAGTATACCGAAATCGATGAAATTCTGGGTTACCTCTACAATCGGGAATACGGCGAAGAACAGGGATACCGAAAAGAAGGAGGACGCGGCTCCTCTAATCTTACGGTTCCCAACTGGTTGCATAAGGTTCGGGAATTATTCCCCAAGCCAACCGTGGAGCTGCTGGAGAAACAGGCACTGGACCGTTATGGCTTAACAGAGCTGTTAACCGACAAAAAATTGCTGGAGTCTCTCGAACCCAACATGAACCTGCTGAAAAACATCATGCAATTCAAAGGACGAATGAAAGGGGACGTCCTGCGGAGTGCGAAGGAGATCGTGCGGACTGTAGTTGAGGACCTTCAGCGTAAGCTGGAGTCCCAGACCAGAGCCAGCATCATGGGAAAACGCAGCCGTTACACACCAAGTTCCATAAAGTCCCTGCGTAATCTTAATTTCAAACGAACCATTACCAAGAACCTGAAAAATGTCGATCGAGTAAACCGCAGATTGGTGATTGATCGTCTTTATTTCGACGGAAATATCCAGCCGCATAATAAATGGAACGTCATCATTGCTGTTGACGAAAGCGGCAGCATGATGGACTCGGTCATATACAGCTCAGTCATGGTTAGTATCTTCTATCGTTTGAATGCGCTGCGTACCCACTTGTTTATTTTTGATACCCAGGTTGTCGATCTGAGTGACAGGTTGGATGATCCGGTTGATGTTCTTATGAGTGTACAGCTGGGTGGAGGAACTCATATTACCAAGGCCCTGCGTTATGGCGAGACGTTGATAGATAATCCTGGCAAAACGATCTACATCCTTGTAAGTGATCTGGAAGAGGGATACCCGATCCAACAAATGTATAAAGCGTGTAAGGATATTATGGATGCCGGTTGCAAACTGCTTGTGCTCACCGCACTCGATTTTAATGGGGATACCGTCTATAACAAACATGCCGCACAAACCTTAACCAATATGGGAGCACATGTCGCCGCAATTACCCCTAACGAGCTTGCAGAATGGATCGGTGAGATTATCACGTAA
- a CDS encoding DUF4132 domain-containing protein, with amino-acid sequence MLTTDRAVEALVEKFAEMCSKDYSLKTDRSQEIIDYVLGNTDKFPEMIGNSSHYVYYTIDALMKLAKKDDGDIFFRAGAIVIHLESHYSRRNSWATDGFTICLGNDSEAYGLSGKSKNPDRIGGLLSRLEKIRQFAGEKEIVDELKSRLSRVQVFVESKKGNGYGNHEREIIDALLLLKLYSKLNGVPSQAAQLQLLSNHLPELLQLVVADDAAQLRPTLHKLMEPLVVCSLQSRSNRSVHDLKPEFLQQKRNRLMEELYPDTSLNKKEQLSQNVFHQTMILISSSLLYLINVHGGKDRFLENKGETGQALLEAITQLHEIYPFETRMYLMSMDSRAKNADGLLAGLLPLDEPYQLIELMNNELNMFTISWQSIQSAIMSDPEQSIRAYHILKTPYLKLVIQKIMEDHSREIPNADGTIEQAVSAVLREPLEGGRSGLAIARYLEGQTSFEEYWEDSNSRSLFNNLNRDKKRIQSLMAISFLPVDSEAMRRFVILATYPEWTLDIVSDMYRSYAFSGEKLLQRYGQDPEVQQDKLLTSLISLNGMTDYRYKAMPQDEYRRIIQQNLDYALEQYKKLPTDTRILILEITFEQRSELKTEKLAEAIRAGLQDSSKKANSLALSEFNRVPDPELFTTIYRSEKKASVKEVALSAIRSLDHNKELYRELLEGEKSAEWKNLIQILLDTADQSPEYAHAALADQADAKKLARFGWLSLKDLPSLIRSEDNQPLDDRIKQYILVQSVDHTSAPNERLNELREYVDEDSLSRFATELLQLWIQDGAPAKEKWVMYISALFGSVQIVHILTPQIKEWTENSRGAIAADAVKVLAYLKDPSALMAIDKIKRSVKNRQVKGAAEEALQLAADNLGLTPEQLEDRLVTTLGFDESGTLRLSYGERSFLIKVNGDLQVVVLNEETGKTVKSLPAPAQKDDAELAAQSKARFTQLKKDLKTMVGIQAQRLEESLSKQRLWSSEEWKALFVENVIMQKFAVGLIWGTYEDGQLNSTFRYMEDGTFNTVDEDEYELPLNTLVGLVHPLELEASTLDGWKTQLEDYEVKQPFEQLNREIHLPEEEDSKLEEYSRLPESEFSPTAFPKALEKFGWIKGPAMDGGWYHEFYKEYDEYVAELRFSGTSITYYEGMDDITLESLQFFRPENKRSYYYSNNKSIALGQIPGRVFSETLYDILRATGR; translated from the coding sequence ATGCTTACTACAGATCGCGCTGTTGAGGCGTTAGTTGAGAAGTTTGCTGAGATGTGTTCGAAGGATTACTCCCTAAAAACAGATCGGAGTCAGGAAATCATTGATTATGTGCTGGGAAACACGGACAAGTTTCCTGAAATGATAGGGAATTCCAGCCATTATGTCTACTATACAATTGATGCGCTCATGAAGCTTGCCAAGAAAGATGATGGAGATATATTTTTCCGGGCAGGAGCTATCGTCATTCACCTGGAATCCCACTACTCCAGACGCAATTCGTGGGCTACGGATGGCTTCACCATTTGTCTCGGCAATGACTCTGAAGCCTACGGCTTGAGTGGAAAGAGCAAAAACCCAGATCGGATCGGTGGTCTTCTGTCCCGATTGGAGAAAATACGTCAGTTTGCCGGTGAAAAAGAAATTGTAGATGAGCTCAAAAGCAGGCTAAGCCGTGTACAGGTATTTGTTGAGTCCAAAAAAGGGAACGGATATGGCAACCATGAGCGAGAAATAATCGACGCCTTGCTTCTCCTGAAACTGTATTCCAAACTGAACGGTGTTCCCTCACAGGCAGCACAGTTGCAATTACTAAGCAACCACCTGCCTGAGTTACTTCAACTGGTCGTTGCTGATGATGCAGCGCAGCTGCGCCCGACGTTACATAAGCTTATGGAGCCACTGGTTGTGTGCTCCTTGCAGAGCCGATCTAATCGGTCTGTGCATGATCTGAAACCGGAATTTCTTCAGCAAAAACGAAATCGCCTGATGGAAGAGCTGTACCCGGACACTTCATTGAATAAAAAAGAACAATTGTCTCAGAATGTGTTCCACCAGACTATGATCTTGATAAGCAGCTCGTTGTTGTATCTAATCAATGTCCATGGGGGAAAGGACCGTTTCCTCGAAAACAAAGGCGAAACGGGTCAAGCTCTATTGGAGGCAATTACTCAACTGCATGAAATCTATCCGTTTGAGACGCGCATGTATCTGATGAGCATGGATTCCAGAGCCAAAAATGCCGACGGGCTGCTCGCTGGTCTGCTTCCTCTGGATGAACCATACCAACTGATCGAGCTGATGAATAACGAATTGAATATGTTTACGATATCATGGCAGTCGATCCAGTCGGCCATCATGAGTGATCCGGAACAATCCATACGTGCTTATCATATTCTCAAAACTCCATACCTCAAGCTGGTTATCCAAAAGATAATGGAAGATCACAGTAGAGAAATCCCTAACGCGGACGGTACCATTGAACAAGCCGTCTCTGCAGTACTCCGGGAGCCATTGGAAGGTGGTCGCAGTGGTCTTGCCATCGCAAGGTATCTCGAAGGTCAGACATCATTTGAAGAATACTGGGAAGACTCAAACAGCCGCAGTCTGTTTAACAATCTCAATCGTGACAAAAAACGTATTCAGAGTCTGATGGCCATCAGCTTCCTGCCAGTGGACTCAGAGGCAATGCGCCGGTTTGTCATTTTGGCTACCTATCCGGAGTGGACGCTGGATATCGTCTCAGATATGTATCGTTCCTACGCTTTCAGCGGAGAGAAGCTGCTGCAGCGTTATGGGCAAGATCCAGAGGTACAGCAGGATAAGCTGTTGACCAGTTTGATCTCGCTGAACGGCATGACCGACTACAGGTACAAAGCAATGCCTCAGGATGAGTACCGCCGGATTATTCAGCAAAATCTGGACTATGCTCTGGAACAGTATAAAAAGCTCCCAACAGACACACGTATTTTAATTTTGGAGATTACCTTCGAGCAGCGAAGTGAACTCAAGACGGAGAAGCTTGCCGAGGCGATTCGAGCGGGACTGCAGGATTCATCCAAAAAAGCCAACAGTCTCGCATTATCCGAATTCAATCGTGTACCTGATCCGGAACTCTTTACAACCATCTATCGTTCAGAAAAAAAAGCAAGCGTGAAAGAAGTGGCGCTTAGCGCAATTCGCAGCCTGGATCATAATAAAGAGCTATATCGTGAGCTTCTGGAGGGTGAGAAGTCGGCGGAATGGAAGAACTTGATTCAAATTCTGCTGGATACCGCAGATCAAAGCCCGGAATATGCCCATGCTGCACTTGCTGATCAGGCGGATGCCAAAAAGCTGGCTAGATTTGGTTGGTTATCCCTGAAGGACTTGCCTTCTCTTATTCGTTCGGAAGACAATCAACCTTTGGATGATCGAATTAAGCAATATATTTTGGTCCAATCGGTAGATCATACATCTGCACCTAACGAAAGGCTGAATGAACTGCGGGAGTATGTAGATGAAGATTCGTTATCTCGATTCGCAACTGAACTGCTCCAGTTATGGATTCAGGACGGTGCTCCTGCGAAGGAAAAATGGGTGATGTATATCTCTGCGCTCTTTGGCAGTGTGCAAATCGTTCACATCCTAACGCCTCAAATTAAAGAATGGACCGAAAACAGTCGTGGAGCTATTGCGGCAGATGCGGTGAAGGTACTAGCTTACCTGAAAGATCCATCTGCTCTCATGGCCATTGATAAAATTAAACGCAGCGTCAAGAATCGTCAGGTGAAAGGCGCGGCAGAAGAAGCACTGCAGCTTGCGGCCGACAACTTGGGACTTACACCGGAACAATTGGAAGATCGGCTTGTAACTACGCTTGGTTTTGACGAGTCAGGAACGTTGAGGCTGAGTTACGGTGAGCGTTCATTCCTCATTAAAGTGAATGGAGATTTGCAGGTCGTCGTTCTGAACGAAGAAACAGGTAAAACAGTGAAAAGCTTGCCTGCACCAGCGCAGAAGGATGACGCAGAGCTCGCTGCACAATCCAAAGCACGTTTTACCCAGCTGAAGAAAGATCTCAAAACAATGGTGGGCATTCAGGCACAGCGCCTGGAAGAATCATTGTCCAAGCAGCGTTTGTGGTCTTCTGAAGAGTGGAAGGCACTCTTTGTTGAAAATGTAATCATGCAAAAATTCGCTGTAGGTCTGATCTGGGGCACCTATGAAGATGGTCAGCTGAATAGCACCTTCCGCTATATGGAAGATGGCACCTTTAATACGGTGGATGAAGATGAATATGAACTACCTCTGAATACACTAGTAGGACTTGTACATCCGCTTGAACTTGAAGCATCTACCCTGGACGGCTGGAAAACACAGCTCGAAGACTACGAAGTGAAGCAGCCTTTCGAGCAGCTTAACCGAGAAATTCACCTGCCTGAGGAAGAAGACAGCAAGCTTGAGGAGTACTCCCGACTTCCGGAATCGGAATTTTCACCGACGGCTTTCCCGAAAGCACTGGAGAAATTCGGTTGGATCAAAGGGCCGGCAATGGACGGCGGCTGGTATCATGAATTTTACAAGGAGTACGATGAATACGTAGCGGAACTGCGTTTCAGCGGTACCAGTATCACGTATTATGAGGGGATGGACGATATTACGCTTGAATCTCTCCAATTCTTCAGACCGGAGAACAAGAGAAGTTATTACTACAGCAATAACAAAAGCATTGCTCTGGGTCAGATTCCGGGACGTGTCTTCAGTGAAACGCTCTACGATATCCTAAGAGCAACGGGGCGTTGA